The Clostridiales bacterium DNA segment TTGGTGCTATGTCAAGAAAAAGTACAAATTAAAATGAGAAAATTCTAATTATTTTTCATATTTTTAACTGGCAATTGGTGCACTAATCTCCTTGACTTTTTCATATGTCTTTTCAAACTCATTGGGTGACATATAATTGCAATGACTATGAATCTTTGTGGTGTTATAAAATGTTTCAATGTATTCAAATACAAGAATATATGCATGACGATAATTATTAATTCTAAAGCGATTTA contains these protein-coding regions:
- a CDS encoding IS3 family transposase, with the translated sequence MESFHAIIKREWINRFRINNYRHAYILVFEYIETFYNTTKIHSHCNYMSPNEFEKTYEKVKEISAPIAS